One window of Akkermansia biwaensis genomic DNA carries:
- the mraY gene encoding phospho-N-acetylmuramoyl-pentapeptide-transferase — MYSLIEHICPGCGLAGTAGRALLACLLSFVLTMAFAPRVIRALISLKIGQPIRTAEEVHKLAELHGAKAGTPTMGGVLIVGATLAATLLCARMGNPFIISCLFVTVALGLLGFRDDYLKVTKKTSDGISARKKLIVQVLVGLLGVAFLWLYPEGQPRVELHDYVTSLFIPFYGQVNLPWYVYIPFGALVVVSASNAVNLTDGLDGLASGCSVATGITYAILAALAGNWLMADGLNIPFHPAANEISVFMMAVVGACLGFLWYNCYPAKVFMGDTGSLALGGAFGMAAVCTAQEILFIVIGGVFVMEATSVVLQVGSFKLRHGKRIFAMAPIHHHFELKGWKETQVITRFWMISLLLAFLGLFLITTA, encoded by the coding sequence ATGTATTCCCTCATCGAACATATCTGCCCCGGATGCGGGCTTGCAGGCACGGCAGGGAGAGCCCTGCTGGCCTGCCTGCTTTCCTTCGTCCTGACCATGGCATTCGCGCCCAGGGTCATCCGCGCGCTGATTTCCCTGAAAATCGGCCAGCCCATCAGGACGGCGGAAGAGGTTCACAAACTGGCGGAACTTCACGGAGCGAAGGCGGGCACTCCCACCATGGGCGGCGTGCTCATCGTGGGCGCCACGCTGGCGGCCACCCTGCTGTGCGCCAGAATGGGCAACCCCTTCATCATCTCCTGCCTGTTCGTCACGGTGGCGCTGGGCCTGCTGGGCTTCCGGGACGACTACCTGAAAGTAACCAAAAAAACCTCCGACGGCATTTCCGCACGTAAAAAGCTCATCGTCCAGGTCCTGGTGGGTCTTTTGGGCGTCGCTTTCCTGTGGCTGTATCCGGAAGGGCAGCCGCGCGTGGAACTGCACGACTACGTCACTTCCCTCTTCATCCCGTTCTACGGGCAGGTGAATCTGCCGTGGTACGTTTATATCCCGTTCGGCGCGCTGGTCGTAGTCTCCGCCTCTAATGCGGTGAACCTGACGGACGGACTGGACGGGCTGGCCTCCGGCTGTTCCGTCGCCACGGGCATCACGTACGCCATCCTTGCCGCGCTGGCCGGCAACTGGCTGATGGCGGACGGCCTGAACATCCCCTTCCATCCGGCGGCCAATGAAATAAGCGTCTTCATGATGGCCGTCGTGGGAGCCTGCCTGGGCTTCCTGTGGTACAACTGCTACCCGGCCAAGGTCTTCATGGGGGACACCGGCTCCCTGGCCCTGGGGGGCGCCTTCGGCATGGCGGCGGTCTGCACAGCGCAGGAAATCCTCTTCATCGTCATTGGCGGCGTCTTCGTCATGGAAGCCACGTCCGTCGTCCTCCAGGTAGGCAGCTTCAAGCTGCGCCACGGCAAGCGCATCTTCGCCATGGCCCCTATTCACCACCACTTTGAACTTAAGGGATGGAAGGAAACGCAGGTAATCACCCGGTTCTGGATGATCAGCCTCCTGCTCGCGTTCCTGGGCCTGTTCCTCATCACCACCGCATAA
- a CDS encoding peptidoglycan D,D-transpeptidase FtsI family protein, with protein sequence MTTLTKSRFARRSLVLCGVAGAVVIWLMLGLVNIQLVSPRKTGGLPSGGILEREVLRPQRGRIMDANEEILTNNMHSSILVADGYHLSDPKVISYALAYSKAVHSPLWAETKTEKDQEKLVSGFRRKILNQAASKKNGSKEYNLAKILLQEPEEGPEGADKAQKRMEELYDPATVQEYVQAHLEYAARVIAPFLPDMSVQDIISAVEKDGEIPKRRIVIAKNLSEEKAELLREAIQNARIRGFRFETSSKRIYSVPECMVHILGYIAQTETSGAYPVALAGLEKQLDDQLLGHDGIRECRKDSRGRIIPSADSRFKDAVDGLNVRLTVNMEYQTIVEEELDAAISFYTDSTHKPRGCIIVVDPKTGNILAMASRPHYNLNTREGLQEGAYHFAVQSLYEPGSTFKIVAATAAVDSGKASFDTTINCTPYIVPGSRPVTDKPRFYSALTLAGVLKKSSNPGAFRIALKAGWPTYKKYFDLYGFSSKTGIELPGETNSQCQDGSNFVNFSRISFGYSLMVSPLQVAMAYAAIANDGVRMRPRLVDGIYVDDKNFQPSPPVEVCRVMSVKTARNLRNALFHVTDMDGTAKRARIEGYNVGGKTGTAHKVKPTGGYYENRYTVSFVGMLPVEDPAFVCLVVIDDPTSKHCHPGGGTVCAPIFQKLATRLAAAMNIPKNTPSADPDKKTSQAPASASPSNQPRR encoded by the coding sequence GGGCCTGGTCAACATCCAGCTTGTCTCTCCCAGGAAAACGGGGGGCCTCCCCAGCGGCGGCATTCTGGAACGGGAGGTGCTGCGCCCCCAGCGCGGCCGCATCATGGATGCCAATGAGGAAATCCTCACCAACAACATGCACAGCTCCATCCTGGTTGCGGACGGCTACCACCTGAGCGACCCCAAGGTTATCAGCTACGCGCTCGCCTATTCCAAGGCGGTCCACTCCCCGCTGTGGGCGGAAACCAAAACGGAAAAGGACCAGGAAAAGCTCGTTTCCGGATTCCGCAGGAAAATTCTCAACCAGGCTGCCAGCAAAAAAAACGGCAGCAAGGAATACAACCTAGCAAAAATCCTCCTTCAGGAACCGGAGGAAGGGCCGGAAGGAGCGGACAAGGCTCAAAAAAGGATGGAAGAACTTTATGACCCGGCCACGGTGCAGGAATACGTTCAGGCCCATCTGGAATACGCCGCCAGGGTGATCGCGCCCTTTCTGCCGGACATGAGCGTCCAGGACATCATCAGCGCCGTGGAAAAAGACGGGGAAATTCCCAAAAGGCGCATCGTCATCGCCAAAAACCTGTCGGAGGAAAAAGCGGAACTCCTGCGCGAAGCCATCCAGAACGCCCGCATCCGGGGCTTCCGGTTTGAAACCTCTTCCAAACGCATCTATTCCGTGCCGGAATGCATGGTGCACATTCTCGGCTACATCGCCCAGACGGAAACCAGCGGCGCCTACCCCGTAGCGCTCGCCGGCCTTGAAAAACAGCTGGACGACCAGCTTCTGGGCCACGACGGCATCCGGGAATGCCGGAAGGACAGCCGCGGGCGCATCATCCCTTCCGCGGACTCCCGCTTCAAGGACGCCGTGGACGGACTGAACGTGCGCCTGACGGTGAACATGGAATACCAGACCATTGTGGAGGAGGAACTGGACGCGGCCATTTCCTTCTATACGGACAGCACCCACAAACCCAGGGGCTGCATCATCGTGGTGGACCCCAAGACCGGCAACATTCTGGCGATGGCCAGCAGGCCGCACTATAATTTAAATACGCGCGAAGGCCTCCAGGAAGGAGCCTACCACTTCGCGGTGCAATCCCTCTATGAACCGGGCTCCACGTTCAAAATCGTGGCGGCCACGGCCGCCGTGGATTCCGGCAAGGCCTCATTCGACACCACCATCAACTGCACGCCCTACATCGTGCCCGGCTCCCGCCCCGTGACGGACAAGCCCCGCTTCTACAGCGCCCTGACGCTGGCGGGCGTGCTGAAAAAATCCAGCAATCCCGGCGCCTTCCGCATCGCCCTGAAAGCGGGCTGGCCCACCTATAAAAAATACTTTGACCTGTACGGCTTCTCCTCCAAGACGGGCATCGAACTGCCGGGGGAGACCAACAGCCAGTGCCAGGATGGCAGCAACTTCGTCAACTTCTCCCGCATCAGCTTCGGCTACTCCCTGATGGTCTCCCCGCTGCAGGTGGCCATGGCGTACGCCGCCATCGCCAACGATGGAGTGCGCATGCGCCCCCGCCTGGTGGACGGCATTTACGTGGATGACAAGAACTTCCAGCCCTCCCCTCCCGTGGAAGTCTGCCGTGTCATGAGCGTAAAAACGGCCAGAAACCTGCGGAACGCGCTCTTCCACGTCACGGACATGGACGGCACCGCCAAGCGCGCCCGCATTGAAGGATACAACGTGGGCGGCAAGACGGGCACCGCCCACAAGGTAAAGCCGACCGGAGGCTACTATGAAAACCGCTATACCGTTTCCTTCGTGGGCATGCTGCCCGTGGAAGACCCGGCCTTCGTCTGCCTGGTGGTTATTGACGACCCCACCTCCAAGCACTGCCACCCCGGCGGCGGCACCGTCTGCGCCCCCATCTTCCAGAAACTGGCCACGCGCCTGGCGGCGGCCATGAACATTCCCAAGAACACTCCTTCCGCAGATCCGGACAAGAAAACGTCCCAGGCTCCCGCCTCCGCTTCCCCGTCCAACCAGCCGCGCAGATAA
- a CDS encoding FtsW/RodA/SpoVE family cell cycle protein, with protein MSSKVCMILVWFFVICLLVVGLVMVSSTAAWAEETKHPYEPLFKQTAFACAGLVGALVLSRIDYRLWRKYIWWILGFASFLLVLCYVPGIGKEINGERRWITIGMQFQPSECAKLCMMMALAHWLALYRDRTTSFWWGFVMPGVIFGIPLALILFEKDMGTSVALALAAFCVMFVAGTRKIYLGAALIVAGASLYFLVQSNANRLERFLAWKDLDAHSQGAGLQQYRAAIALSRGGLEGVGLGNSAEKHGTLPFAHTDFIFAPLGEEFGFYGTMAVLLAYFLMTYAGIGVAMQCRDAYGRFLAVGIVAIIFCPAMLNIAVVTNAVPNSGLPLPFISFGGTNLVFTLAALGMLTSIQRFSTGAQPNCEITRKDERSIDVRL; from the coding sequence ATGTCTTCCAAAGTCTGCATGATTCTGGTCTGGTTCTTCGTCATCTGCCTTCTGGTCGTGGGTCTGGTGATGGTGTCCAGTACAGCCGCGTGGGCGGAGGAAACCAAGCATCCGTACGAACCGCTCTTCAAGCAGACGGCCTTCGCCTGCGCGGGGCTGGTGGGCGCCCTAGTTCTTTCCCGCATAGACTACCGCCTGTGGCGGAAATATATCTGGTGGATCCTGGGCTTCGCCTCCTTCCTGTTGGTCCTGTGCTACGTGCCGGGCATCGGGAAGGAAATCAACGGGGAACGCCGCTGGATCACCATCGGCATGCAATTCCAGCCCAGCGAATGCGCCAAACTCTGCATGATGATGGCCCTGGCCCACTGGCTGGCCCTGTACCGGGACCGCACCACTTCCTTCTGGTGGGGGTTCGTGATGCCGGGCGTCATCTTCGGCATTCCGCTGGCCCTGATCCTGTTTGAAAAAGACATGGGCACCTCCGTGGCCCTGGCCCTGGCCGCCTTCTGCGTCATGTTCGTGGCAGGCACGCGTAAAATCTACCTGGGCGCCGCCCTGATCGTGGCCGGGGCATCCCTCTACTTCCTCGTACAGAGCAACGCCAACCGCCTGGAACGCTTCCTGGCCTGGAAGGACCTGGACGCCCACAGCCAGGGGGCCGGCCTGCAGCAGTACCGCGCCGCCATCGCCCTTTCGCGCGGAGGCCTGGAAGGCGTGGGGCTGGGCAACAGCGCGGAAAAGCACGGCACCCTCCCCTTTGCCCACACGGACTTCATCTTCGCCCCGCTTGGAGAGGAATTCGGCTTTTACGGAACCATGGCCGTGCTTCTGGCCTACTTCCTGATGACATACGCCGGCATCGGCGTGGCCATGCAGTGCCGGGACGCCTACGGGCGGTTCCTGGCCGTGGGAATCGTGGCCATCATCTTCTGCCCGGCCATGTTGAACATTGCGGTGGTGACCAATGCCGTGCCCAACTCCGGGCTGCCGCTGCCCTTCATCAGCTTCGGGGGCACCAACCTTGTCTTTACCCTGGCCGCACTGGGAATGCTCACCAGCATCCAGAGATTTTCCACCGGCGCACAGCCCAACTGTGAAATCACCCGCAAAGACGAACGCTCCATTGACGTAAGATTATGA
- the murD gene encoding UDP-N-acetylmuramoyl-L-alanine--D-glutamate ligase: MAEVLLRDAVPDVLALEVSSFQLETIRDFHPDVAVWLNFAPDHMDRYTAVEDYYKAKLHIFDNQTENDLAVVRFGEHLPALKALVRTFSSESPEADLYYREPLVMEGDSPLLNLAGTSLSQRHNAENVMAAVLACRHLGIPAETAAEVLEEFTPPSHRCEAVRSLDGVLWLNDSKATNLHALEAALKSQNAPVVLIAGGKDKGLDYLPLRPMLKEKVRACVVFGQIADQLYDSFSPAAPTEKAADVADCVEKARLLARPGDTVLFSPGTSSFDMFTGYAQRGQAFRDAVNALSPLS, encoded by the coding sequence ATGGCGGAAGTGCTTCTCCGGGATGCCGTTCCGGACGTGCTGGCGCTGGAAGTCAGTTCCTTCCAGCTTGAAACCATCCGCGACTTTCATCCGGACGTGGCCGTATGGCTCAACTTCGCGCCGGACCACATGGACCGTTACACCGCCGTGGAAGACTATTACAAGGCTAAGCTGCACATCTTCGACAACCAGACGGAAAACGACCTGGCCGTGGTGCGCTTCGGAGAACATCTGCCCGCCCTGAAAGCTCTCGTCCGGACATTTAGCTCCGAATCCCCGGAAGCGGACCTGTACTACCGGGAACCCCTTGTCATGGAAGGAGACTCCCCCCTGCTTAACCTGGCAGGGACTTCCCTGAGCCAGCGCCACAACGCGGAAAACGTCATGGCCGCCGTGCTGGCCTGCCGCCACCTGGGCATCCCGGCGGAAACCGCCGCGGAAGTGCTGGAGGAATTCACCCCTCCCAGCCATCGCTGTGAAGCCGTCCGCTCGCTGGACGGCGTGCTGTGGCTAAACGACTCCAAGGCCACGAACCTGCATGCCCTGGAAGCGGCGCTGAAATCGCAGAACGCCCCCGTCGTCCTCATTGCCGGCGGCAAGGACAAGGGACTGGACTACCTCCCCCTCCGCCCCATGCTGAAGGAAAAAGTGCGCGCCTGCGTGGTCTTCGGCCAGATTGCGGACCAGCTTTACGACTCCTTTTCTCCTGCGGCGCCCACGGAAAAAGCCGCAGACGTGGCGGATTGCGTGGAAAAAGCGCGCCTGCTCGCCCGGCCGGGAGACACCGTCCTGTTCTCCCCCGGCACCTCCTCCTTCGACATGTTCACCGGCTACGCCCAGCGGGGACAGGCCTTTCGCGACGCCGTGAATGCCCTATCCCCCCTCTCCTGA
- a CDS encoding LysM peptidoglycan-binding domain-containing protein: MPYPPSPDHPTKTIIMKTTKNPDHNPTGRTRPKRKLGTVLRAKLSRYRARVSEFEDDAPSSTVVRWLVVLLLLHLLVIGGVWVRSTWFKNTTEMVEMTATLPSPPTVPQIPVPTAAPVTAPAVPQAAPAAPVTITQPEQVVDARPGRQEQAAPAPTAQEHIPDAAPVAGPARHIVRTGDTWERVARDNRVSVADLKAVNPNMQKLVSGTTLVIPARPGDHLVQEKPAEADTALTGTIHIVKKGETLSVIARKYKMNWRNIQKFNKMSDKDVARLKIGQKIMIPKK, from the coding sequence ATGCCCTATCCCCCCTCTCCTGACCATCCCACCAAAACCATCATCATGAAAACGACCAAAAACCCCGATCACAATCCGACCGGACGCACGCGTCCGAAGCGCAAGCTGGGTACCGTACTCCGCGCCAAACTCAGCAGGTACCGTGCCCGCGTCTCCGAATTTGAAGACGACGCACCCAGCAGCACCGTCGTGCGCTGGCTCGTCGTCCTCCTTCTCCTCCATCTTCTCGTCATCGGCGGGGTGTGGGTGCGCAGCACCTGGTTCAAGAACACCACGGAAATGGTAGAAATGACCGCCACTCTGCCCTCCCCGCCCACCGTCCCGCAAATCCCCGTCCCCACCGCAGCTCCCGTAACGGCCCCCGCCGTTCCCCAGGCGGCTCCCGCCGCCCCGGTGACCATCACCCAGCCGGAACAGGTAGTGGACGCGCGCCCCGGCAGGCAGGAACAGGCCGCTCCGGCCCCGACCGCTCAGGAACATATCCCCGATGCCGCCCCGGTGGCAGGTCCGGCCCGCCACATCGTGCGCACGGGTGACACCTGGGAACGCGTCGCCCGCGACAACCGGGTCTCCGTCGCGGACCTGAAAGCCGTCAACCCCAACATGCAGAAACTGGTCAGCGGCACCACGCTGGTCATCCCGGCTCGCCCCGGCGATCATCTCGTCCAGGAAAAACCCGCCGAAGCCGACACGGCCCTGACCGGAACCATCCATATCGTGAAAAAGGGGGAAACGCTCTCCGTCATTGCCCGCAAGTATAAAATGAACTGGAGGAATATCCAGAAATTCAACAAGATGAGCGACAAGGACGTGGCGCGCCTCAAGATCGGCCAAAAAATAATGATCCCCAAGAAATAG
- the murG gene encoding undecaprenyldiphospho-muramoylpentapeptide beta-N-acetylglucosaminyltransferase encodes MTQPSPTRRPLNIVIACGGTGGHLFPGIAVAQELKKRGHKVTLLISQKKVDAQASKNYGDLDFRVIEAIAMPKIPSLGLLGFGLRLYKTIRFSRNLLDEVSADAVIGMGGFTSFPPVYAAHRKGIRTYVHDSNALPGKANRMTAKCCTNVLLGIEEARHYFNPAKCIVTGTPVRQEMEVRKDRREAREELNLPQDRRMVLVMGGSQGARNLNSLVIEAARQCAELCDFLIITGSADFERVSQLTADMPHVHVIEFCSAMASAYAAADVVVSRSGASSLTELAHMGKAALLVPYPFAADDHQAHNARVFAAHGAARMMRENTLTPDDIAAFLKEVFTDSALLASMNECALRLDMPDAVSRIANVIENTDSPASHD; translated from the coding sequence ATGACCCAGCCCTCTCCCACACGCCGCCCGCTGAACATCGTGATTGCCTGCGGAGGCACCGGCGGCCATCTCTTCCCCGGAATAGCCGTGGCCCAGGAACTCAAGAAACGCGGCCACAAGGTCACCCTGCTCATCTCCCAGAAAAAAGTGGATGCCCAGGCCAGCAAAAACTACGGCGATCTTGACTTCCGCGTCATTGAAGCCATCGCCATGCCCAAAATCCCGTCCCTGGGCCTGCTGGGTTTCGGACTCAGGCTGTACAAAACCATCCGCTTCAGCCGCAACCTGCTGGATGAAGTCAGCGCGGACGCCGTCATCGGCATGGGCGGCTTCACCTCCTTCCCCCCCGTATATGCGGCGCACCGCAAGGGCATCCGCACCTACGTGCACGACTCCAACGCGCTGCCCGGCAAAGCCAACCGCATGACCGCCAAATGCTGCACGAACGTGCTGCTGGGCATTGAGGAAGCCAGACACTACTTCAACCCCGCCAAATGCATCGTCACCGGCACCCCGGTTCGCCAGGAAATGGAGGTCCGCAAGGACAGGAGGGAAGCCCGGGAGGAACTCAACCTGCCTCAGGACCGCCGCATGGTCCTGGTGATGGGCGGCTCCCAGGGAGCCAGGAACCTCAACTCCCTGGTCATTGAGGCGGCCAGGCAATGCGCGGAATTGTGCGACTTCCTCATCATCACCGGATCGGCTGACTTTGAGCGGGTCAGCCAGCTGACGGCGGACATGCCCCACGTGCACGTCATTGAATTCTGCTCCGCCATGGCCTCCGCATACGCCGCCGCGGACGTAGTCGTCTCCCGTTCCGGAGCCTCCAGCCTGACGGAACTGGCCCACATGGGCAAGGCGGCCCTACTGGTGCCCTACCCCTTTGCCGCGGACGACCACCAGGCCCACAACGCCCGCGTTTTCGCGGCCCACGGCGCGGCGCGGATGATGCGGGAAAACACGCTGACGCCGGACGACATCGCCGCGTTCCTGAAGGAAGTATTCACAGACTCCGCCCTGCTGGCGTCCATGAATGAATGTGCTTTACGTCTGGACATGCCTGATGCAGTATCCCGCATCGCCAATGTCATTGAAAACACGGACTCTCCAGCCAGCCATGATTGA
- a CDS encoding UDP-N-acetylmuramoyl-L-alanyl-D-glutamate--2,6-diaminopimelate ligase, with product MKLLTLLKDLPKHTLTGSGQVKISHLECDSRRVLPGSCYIALKGTQADGHAFIPEAIRRGACAIVAESPCTQEARDGKVSWVEVNDSRLAVSLMGAAWNGHPSRHMSMIGVTGTNGKTTTAYIAHSLLKQSWLRAGLIGTIAYDNGEEITPSTHTTPGPLELEHLLKEMLENGCRGVAMEVSSHALDQERVAGINFNVGIFTNLTQDHLDYHHTMENYFQAKVKLFEQMAADTKSRRKPVAVINIDDAYGRRLAEMFSGRMAVKTYGSALGADFRMLVHHATARGSEYELEYKGKSYLVRVPLIGKFNMYNSLAALAAVICAGIPVRDAIASLQNIPQVPGRLELFTHPGGAQIFIDYAHTPDALENVCKTLKELCSRRLITVFGCGGNRDKGKRPLMGAVAARLSDACIVTSDNPRSEEPLSIINQITAGMPEGRYAIIPDRARAIATAIDQARLGDIVLIAGKGHENYQELSTGRIDFSDAKEVRRNMRIKDEFTQA from the coding sequence ATGAAGCTACTTACTCTTCTCAAAGATCTTCCCAAACATACGCTCACCGGTTCCGGCCAGGTGAAAATCTCCCATCTGGAATGCGACAGCCGCCGCGTTCTGCCCGGCTCATGCTACATTGCCCTGAAAGGAACGCAGGCCGACGGGCACGCCTTCATTCCGGAGGCCATCAGGCGCGGAGCATGCGCCATTGTGGCGGAATCCCCCTGCACGCAGGAAGCCAGGGACGGCAAGGTCTCCTGGGTGGAAGTGAACGACTCCCGGCTGGCCGTCAGCCTGATGGGAGCGGCCTGGAACGGCCACCCCTCCCGCCACATGTCCATGATCGGCGTCACCGGAACAAACGGGAAAACCACCACGGCCTACATTGCCCATTCCCTCCTCAAGCAATCGTGGCTGCGCGCCGGGCTGATCGGCACCATCGCCTACGACAACGGGGAGGAAATCACCCCCTCCACGCACACCACGCCGGGTCCTCTGGAACTGGAACACCTGCTGAAGGAAATGTTGGAAAACGGCTGCCGCGGCGTAGCCATGGAAGTCTCCTCCCACGCCCTGGACCAGGAACGCGTGGCGGGCATCAACTTCAATGTGGGCATCTTCACGAACCTGACCCAGGACCATCTGGACTACCACCATACCATGGAAAACTACTTCCAGGCCAAGGTGAAATTGTTCGAGCAAATGGCGGCGGACACCAAATCCCGCCGCAAGCCCGTGGCCGTCATCAACATTGACGACGCCTACGGCCGCCGCCTGGCGGAAATGTTCTCCGGCCGCATGGCGGTGAAAACCTATGGTTCCGCCCTGGGCGCGGACTTCCGCATGCTGGTGCACCACGCCACGGCCAGGGGCAGCGAATATGAGCTGGAATACAAGGGAAAAAGCTACCTGGTCCGCGTGCCCCTGATCGGCAAATTCAACATGTACAACAGCCTGGCGGCCCTGGCGGCCGTCATCTGTGCAGGCATCCCCGTGAGGGACGCCATCGCCAGCCTCCAGAACATTCCGCAGGTGCCCGGCAGACTGGAACTGTTCACCCATCCGGGCGGCGCACAAATCTTCATTGACTACGCCCACACCCCGGACGCCCTGGAAAACGTCTGTAAAACGCTCAAGGAACTGTGCTCCCGCCGCCTCATCACCGTATTCGGCTGCGGCGGAAACCGGGACAAGGGAAAGCGCCCGCTGATGGGCGCCGTGGCCGCACGCCTGTCGGACGCATGCATCGTCACGTCGGACAATCCCAGGAGTGAAGAGCCCCTCTCCATCATCAACCAGATCACGGCGGGCATGCCGGAAGGCCGGTACGCCATTATCCCGGACCGCGCGCGGGCCATTGCCACGGCCATCGACCAGGCCCGGCTGGGAGACATCGTTCTCATTGCCGGCAAGGGCCATGAAAACTACCAGGAACTTTCCACGGGGCGCATCGACTTCAGCGACGCCAAGGAAGTGCGCCGCAACATGCGCATCAAAGACGAGTTCACGCAGGCATAA
- a CDS encoding UDP-N-acetylmuramoyl-tripeptide--D-alanyl-D-alanine ligase — MTSLTAHGICNAIGGQLVSGPFERVASGGVCTDSRALAPHAVFFALGGEKFDGNLFAPEASRTAAAVVVSRVEPGIDPSCAVILVEDTLAALQKLASWWRSNLKLTVVGLTGSNGKTSTKDLTTAVLSRKFRTVATEGNLNNHIGVPLSILKAEPDDEMAVWEMGMNHPGELAPLCGMARPHIGIITSIGTSHIEYMGSRDNIAREKCTVAECLPENGHMIFPADCDYADMIRQSTRAACIDCGIDSGTVRAENLVSTEDGTRFTLIIPDFCRETVELPVHGRHMVCNALLAAAAGWVAGLAKEQIVSGLNEAKLTGGRLHCKQSDGILVIDDTYNANPDSMQAALRTAAGLPCTGRRFAVLGRMGELGTFSAEGHALVGRTAEELHFDYVVSVGQDAAQITDAIPPGSATQALYLATPEEAAEWLRNHVAPGDIVLFKGSRAARMEQVMNLTFPPQ; from the coding sequence ATGACTTCCCTTACGGCACACGGCATCTGCAATGCCATCGGCGGACAGCTGGTCAGCGGCCCCTTTGAAAGGGTCGCTTCCGGCGGCGTCTGCACGGACAGCCGCGCCCTGGCGCCGCATGCCGTCTTCTTTGCCCTGGGCGGAGAAAAATTCGACGGGAACCTGTTCGCTCCGGAGGCCTCCCGCACCGCGGCGGCCGTCGTCGTCAGCCGCGTGGAGCCCGGCATCGACCCCTCCTGCGCCGTCATCCTGGTGGAAGACACGCTGGCCGCCCTGCAGAAGCTGGCCTCCTGGTGGCGCTCCAACCTGAAGCTGACCGTCGTGGGCCTGACCGGGTCCAATGGGAAAACCTCCACGAAGGACCTGACTACCGCCGTCCTCTCCCGGAAATTCCGCACCGTCGCCACGGAAGGCAATCTGAACAACCACATCGGCGTCCCCCTCAGCATCCTGAAAGCGGAACCCGACGATGAAATGGCCGTCTGGGAAATGGGCATGAACCATCCCGGGGAACTGGCCCCGCTGTGCGGAATGGCACGGCCGCACATCGGCATCATCACCAGCATCGGCACTTCCCATATTGAATACATGGGTTCCCGGGACAACATCGCACGGGAAAAATGCACGGTTGCCGAATGCCTTCCGGAAAACGGCCACATGATCTTTCCCGCGGACTGCGACTATGCGGACATGATCCGGCAATCCACCCGCGCCGCCTGCATCGACTGCGGCATTGATTCCGGCACGGTGCGTGCGGAAAACCTCGTTTCCACGGAAGACGGAACGCGGTTCACGCTCATCATACCGGACTTCTGCCGGGAAACGGTGGAACTGCCCGTGCACGGCCGCCACATGGTCTGCAACGCACTGCTCGCAGCCGCCGCCGGCTGGGTGGCAGGTCTTGCGAAGGAACAAATCGTCTCCGGCCTGAACGAGGCGAAGCTGACGGGAGGCAGGCTGCACTGCAAGCAGAGCGACGGCATCCTGGTGATAGACGACACCTACAACGCCAACCCGGACTCCATGCAGGCGGCCCTGCGCACGGCAGCCGGCCTCCCCTGCACGGGCAGGCGTTTTGCCGTGCTGGGCAGAATGGGGGAACTGGGCACCTTCTCCGCGGAAGGCCATGCCCTGGTGGGCCGTACGGCGGAGGAACTCCATTTCGACTATGTAGTCAGCGTAGGGCAGGACGCCGCGCAAATCACGGACGCCATCCCTCCCGGTTCCGCCACCCAGGCCCTGTATCTCGCCACGCCGGAGGAAGCCGCCGAATGGCTCCGAAACCACGTCGCCCCGGGTGACATTGTCCTCTTCAAGGGCAGCCGCGCCGCCCGCATGGAGCAAGTCATGAACCTCACTTTTCCGCCCCAGTAA